One part of the Anopheles merus strain MAF chromosome 3L, AmerM5.1, whole genome shotgun sequence genome encodes these proteins:
- the LOC121599042 gene encoding protein patched has protein sequence MVVPTMDTLPRVPDTHGDTVDEKVFSDLYIRTSWYDATIALDQIEKGKARGRRSSVYMRSLFQSYLYNLGCSIQKHAGKVLFVAILVLSTFCVGLKSATVHSKVHQLWIQEGGSLEHELAYTQKSLGEMDSSTHQLLIQTPKDMDASILHPNALLTHLDVVKKAISVTVHMYDITWSLKDMCYSPSIPSFDTHFIEQIFENIIPCAIITPLDCFWEGSKLLGPKYPVHIPGQTNKVQWTSLNPQTLLKDIKAQNYQFPFETLEQYMKRAGISTGYTEKPCLNPKDKQCPDTAPNKKSGQVPDIGASLTGGCYGFAAKYMHWPEELVVGGAVRNRTHHLRSAKALQTVIQLMGERELYDYWNNHYKVHHIGWNPDKAAEVLNAWQKKFSAEVNKIMQTEVKPLSYYGVYAFSSATLDDILGKHSNPNPISLGIGIAIILLYTACTLLRWKDGINGQSGVGVAGVLLITVTTAAGLGFCALLGIAFNAATTQVIPFLALGLGVDHIFVLTHAYAERDTSEQTGQVLKKAGLSVLFAGASTAGSFFAATLIPVPALRVFCFQGAILTVFNLAAVLLVFPAMISLDLRRRRSGRADVLCCCLPALPSTTHDLNTQRSYHYHQQPQQPQQQQQQQQPQNNIEAQRHEEETLIECQSKSCLSFSLSRFAIKHYAPFITRSSVKVFGMLLLSGIVGVSLFASMKLPDGLELTDLVPQNTNEHRFLSVQGKLFGFYSMFAVTQGDFEYPNNQKLLHEYHEAFVRVSHVIKNDNGGLPDFWLSLFRDWLVNLQRAFDRDYREGRITQERWYSNASNDAILAYKLLVQTGHVDNPIDKSLVTQVRLVDSEGVINPEAFYNYLSAWAWNDVLAYGASQVSLREREDN, from the exons GGTAAAGCACGGGGGAGAAGGTCCTCAGTGTACATGCGCTCCCTCTTCCAGTCCTATCTCTACAACCTCGGCTGTTCGATACAGAAGCACGCCGGCAAGGTCCTATTCGTGGCGATACTGGTACTCAGCACGTTCTGCGTCGGGCTGAAATCGGCCACGGTCCACTCGAAAGTGCATCAGCTCTGGATACAGGAAGGTGGTTCGCTCGAGCATGAGCTAGCCTACACGCAGAAATCGCTCGGCGAGATGGACTCCTCCACGCACCAGCTGCTAATCCAAACGCCCAAAGATATGGACGCCTCGATACTGCACCCGAACGCGCTACTGACGCACCTGGACGTGGTGAAGAAAGCGATCTCGGTGACGGTGCACATGTACGACATCACGTGGAGCCTCAAGGACATGTGCTACTCGCCCAGCATACCGAGCTTCGATACGCACTTTATCGAGCAGATCTTCGAGAACATCATACCGTGCGCGATCATCACGCCGCTGGACTGTTTCTGGGAGGGCAGCAAGCTACTGGGGCCAAAGTATCCCGTCCATATACC TGGCCAAACGAACAAAGTGCAGTGGACCTCGCTCAACCCCCAGACGCTGCTGAAGGACATCAAGGCGCAGAACTACCAGTTCCCGTTCGAAACGCTCGAGCAGTACATGAAGCGGGCCGGCATCAGCACCGGCTACACGGAGAAACCCTGCCTCAACCCGAAAGACAAGcagtgtcccgatacggcacCGAACAAAAAGTCGGGCCAGGTGCCGGACATTGGCGCAAGCCTGACCGGCGGTTGCTATGGCTTTGCCGCCAAGTATATGCACTGGCCGGAAGAGCTCGTTGTTGGAGGGGCGGTGCGCAACCGCACGCACCATCTCCGGTCGGCAAAAGCGCTGCAGACGGTCATTCAGCTGATGGGCGAACGGGAACTGTACGACTACTGGAACAATCACTACAAGGTGCACCACATTGGGTGGAACCCGGACAAGGCGGCCGAGGTGTTGAACGCTTGGCAAAAGAAGTTTTCCGCCGAGGTGAACAAAATCATGCAGACGGAGGTGAAACCGCTGTCGTACTATGGGGTGTACGCGTTTTCGTCGGCGACGTTGGACGATATACTGGGGAAACATTCAAACCCGAACCCGATCAGCCTTGGCATTGGTATTGCGATTATTTTGCTGTACACGGCTTGTACGTTGCTGCGCTGGAAGGATGGCATCAACGGACAGAGTGGAGTCGGTGTGGCCGGTGTGTTGCTGATCACGGTAACGACGGCGGCCGGGCTGGGCTTCTGTGCGCTGCTGGGGATCGCTTTCAATGCCGCCACGACGCAGGTCATTCCGTTTCTCGCGCTCGGGCTCGGCGTTGACCATATCTTTGTGCTGACGCATGCGTACGCGGAGCGCGATACGAGCGAACAGACGGGCCAGGTGCTGAAGAAGGCAGGGCTGAGCGTACTGTTTGCCGGGGCGTCGACGGCAGGGTCGTTCTTTGCGGCCACCCTCATCCCGGTGCCGGCGCTACGTGTCTTCTGCTTCCAGGGTGCGATCCTGACGGTGTTCAACCTGGCCGCCGTGCTGCTCGTGTTCCCGGCAATGATTTCGCTCGATCTGCGCCGCCGACGGTCCGGGCGGGCGGATGTGCTTTGCTGCTGCCTGCCAGCGCTCCCGAGCACCACGCACGACCTCAACACGCAGCGCAGCTACCACTACCATCAGCAACCGCaacagccacagcagcagcagcagcagcaacagccgcaaAACAACATCGAAGCGCAACGCCACGAGGAAGAGACACTGATCGAGTGTCAGTCGAAATCGTGCCTCAGCTTCTCGCTGTCCCGATTTGCGATCAAACACTACGCTCCGTTCATTACGCGCAGCTCGGTGAAGGTGTTCgggatgctgctgctatcAGGCATCGTTGGCGTCTCCCTGTTCGCCTCCATGAAGCTCCCGGACGGACTCGAGCTCACAGACCTCGTGCCGCAAAACACGAACGAGCACCGGTTCCTGAGCGTGCAGGGCAAGCTGTTCGGCTTCTACAGCATGTTTGCCGTCACGCAGGGCGATTTTGAGTATCCGAACAATCAGAAGCTGCTGCACGAGTACCACGAAGCGTTCGTGCGCGTTTCGCACGTGATCAAGAACGATAACGGGGGGCTGCCGGACTTTTGGTTGAGCTTGTTCCGCGATTGGTTGGTGAATTTGCAGCGTGCCTTTGATCGGGATTATCGGGAGGGACGGATCACGCAGGAACGGTGGTACTCGAACGCGAGCAATGATGCGATCCTGGCGTACAAGCTGCTGGTCCAGACGGGGCACGTGGACAACCCGATCGACAAGAGTTTGGTGACGCAGGTGCGGCTGGTCGACTCGGAGGGTGTGATCAATCCGGAAGCGTTCTACAACTATCTGTCCGCGTGGGCCTGGAACGATGTGCTCGCTTACGGTGCTTCGCAGGTGagtttgagagagagagaggataaTTAG